GAGGGTGGCCACGATTCAGGTATTGCTTCGAAATCGATGTACAAGCTGCTGCAATCTTACTTTGGCGGAGAGATCATGCTTGTACTGCTAGAGCAGGATAAATGGCTTGTTCTTGCAGAAGAAGCCATCGTACTGGATCGAACAGAGCTCAAAGATATGGACCAGAGCACTGATAGGACAGAATTTGCACTTGAGAGCGAGCTGATGGCGTTTGCCGAGGGTCTATATGAAGTGGTAGCTAATGAATGGGTAGGGGTATTTAATCTATCGGTTCATTCTCCGTTGTATACTTTGGAGAGCCTGCCGAACGTAACCTCATTGCTCATGGAGACAATTCAGCTTGGGAAAGTTTTTAAAATGAGTGAGCATGTGTACTTCCCCTGGCAGTTTACACTTGAGCGCTTGGTATCCAGAATACCTGAAGAGCAGAGATCGGGCTATTTGGATGAGGTGAAGGATTCCTCCATACTTTTTGACGAGGAAACCATATCAACACTCGAGATCTTCTTTCAGCTCGATTGTAATGTCAGCGAAACCGCGAAACGTCTCTACATTCACAGAAATACGCTGATCTACCGGCTGGACAAGATAAAGCAGGAGACCGGTCTAGATGTTCGGAGCTTTAAAGACGCGGTTTTGGTGAAGCTGACACTGCTCTTGTACAAAGTGACGAAAAGGCTCTGATTTTTTTGTATGAATTGTGCATAGTCATAAGAGACCTAACTAGGTTAATATAAGAACAGGAAATGAATTCGATTACATTGTTGATACTGCTGTGTGTATTCGTTTACATTAATTAATGAAATTATGCTGAGGAGGCAATAATCATGGCTGGTGTACGTTTAGAACATATCTACAAACAATATCCAGGTTCAGATAAGGCGACGGTAGTTGATATCAACTTAGACATTAAGGATAAAGAGTTTCTGGTACTTGTAGGTCCTTCCGGTTGCGGTAAATCCACAACACTTCGAATGATTGCCGGCCTTGAGGAAATCTCCGACGGTAAACTATATATTGGTGATCGTGTCGTTAACGACGTGGCTCCAAAAGACCGCGATATCGCGATGGTATTCCAATCCTATGCCCTGTATCCGCATATGAACGTGTATCAGAACATGGCATTCGGTTTGAAACTTCGCAAAGTGAAAAAAGAAGAAATTGATAAGAGCGTTCGCGAAGCAGCTAGAATTCTCGATATCGAGCATTTGCTGGATCGTAAACCAAAAGCTCTGTCCGGTGGTCAGCGTCAGCGTGTCGCTTTGGGACGTGCGATCGTTCGTAATCCACAAGTCTTCTTGATGGATGAGCCGCTCTCCAACTTGGATGCTAAGCTTCGTGGACAGATGCGTGCAGAGATTACTAAACTGGCTAAGCGTTTGGAAACAACCGTTATCTACGTAACGCATGATCAGATCGAAGCGATGACGATGGGTGATCGTATCGTAGTAATGAAAGACGGATATATTCAACAAGCTGCTTCTCCGGAAGAGCTGTACAATAATCCGACGAACTTGTTCGTTGCCGGCTTTATCGGATCTCCAACAATGAACTTCATCAACGGTAAGCTGTCTCAACAAGGAGACACACTTCGTTTTACAGCTACCGGTCTTGATGTAGAAATCCCACAAGGGAAAGCTCAAATCTTGAAGAGCAAAGGTTATGCAGGTAAAGAAGTGATTCTGGGTGTTCGTCCAGAAGATATTCATGAAGAGCCAGTATTCCTGGAAGCTTCCCCGCATACCGTGTTTACTGCTAAAGTAGACGTAAGTGAGAACCTTGGTCACGAATTGCTCTTGTACCTGAGCGGTGTAGGCAGTGATGTTACTATCGCCCGTGTTGATGGACGTTCCAACACTCGTGATGGCAGCACTGTAAAAATGGCGATTGACATGAACAAGGTTCATATCTTCGATAAAGAAACAGAAGCTAATGTACTTGTTCAAGACTAAGATCTTTGGACAGAATAGAGAGGGTTGTCTTGGCTTAGCGCCAGGGCAGCCCTTTTCATTTTTTTATAGGTGCTAGATTGCCCTGCCATGGTATGAACATTGCATTCAGCACTAATTTCCTATACGATAATGACATTGAAGCTAGGTAAAGAGATGTACATAACACACGTAAACCGAATTTATTTCGCATACTAAGGTATTATGAAATGGATTCAACAGTAACATAATTCGCAGGAGTCATCCTGATTGTAATGGAAGGAAGAATCCAACATGGCTAAAAAAGTAAAAGTAACAGAGCTGGCTAATGAATTTCAGCTTGAGGTTGTATCGGGTGAAAAAGGACTCAAGCGTCCGATTACAGTAGATGATCTGAACAGACCAGGCCTTGAAATGGCAGGTTATTTTGAATACTATCCAACGGAACGGGTACAGCTGCTTGGCAAAACAGAGCTTGCTTTCTTGCGGATGCTGCCTGAAGAAGAACGTCGTGATCGAATGAGCCGTCTATGTCATGAGGAAACACCATGTATTGTGGTGACACGCTGTCTTGATGTGCCACAGGAGCTGGTCGATATCAGTAATGAGCGTGACCTGCCCGTTCTGCGCAGCCCAATGTCGACTACGATCTTATCCAGCCGCATTACGGGTTTCTTGGAAGGGAAGCTTGCGCCGACGACAACCATTCATGGGGTTTTGTGCGACGTATATGGCATCGGTCTTCTCATCACCGGAAGCAGTGGAATTGGTAAGAGTGAGGCGGCTCTTGAACTCGTGAAGAGGGGTCATCGTCTCGTTGCAGATGATGCAGTTGAGATCAGCCAAACGGCAGATAATCAATTACATGGTACTGCACCTGAGCTGATCAGACATTTACTTGAGATTCGCGGCGTCGGGATTATCAATGTAATGACACTATTTGGTGTAGGGGCTATTCGAAACCATAAGAGAATTACACTTGTTGTACGGCTTGAGGCGTGGCAGCAGGATAAACAGTATGACCGTCTTGGACTGGACGAGGAGACGACTCGTATTATTGATACAGATGTGCCGCTCGTAACGATTCCGGTTCGTCCTGGTCGTAACCTAGGGGTCATTATTGAAGTAGCGGCAATGAATTTCCGCTTGAAACGAATGGGCGTTAACGCTGCGCTTCAATTTACGAACAAGCTGACGGCAACGATCGCGGAAGATAATGATGATATGGACTGATATAATTAACAAAAGTGATGATAAATTTAAGGAGTGGACAAATGGGCACCTTATTACTTGATCCTATTGCTTTTTCCATTGGCTCTCTTAATGTTCATTGGTATGGGCTTATATTAGGGACCGCAGCCATTGCAGGTTTACTGCTGGCTATGCAGGAAGGGAAACGTTTCGGTATACCTTCTGATTTCTTTATGGATTTATTACTGCTGGGTGTCCCTTCGGCCATTATCGGGGCAAGAATTTATTATGTTGCCTTTCAATGGGATGACTACAAGGACAACTTCTGGGATGTATTTAAGATATGGCAGGGCGGTATTGCTATATATGGTGCGCTGATCGGGGCCATCATTTGTGCATTTTTCTATTTCAGACATAAGGGATATAACTTCTGGAGAATTGTAGACATATGTGCCCCGGGACTACTTATCGGTCAGGCCATCGGCCGCTGGGGGAACTTCGTGAATCAGGAAGCATATGGCGGGCCTGTGGAAGAATCCTTCCTCAGAAATACCCTTCATCTCCCTGACTTTATAGTTAATCAGATGAACGTACAAGGTACATATCATCATCCGGCATTTTTATATGAGTCGATCTGGAACATCGTTGGGCTCCTGCTATTCTTCATTCTGCGTCGTCAAAGATTTATGCGTGCCGGGGAGCTCTTCTTGTCTTACTTCATCTGGTATTCCATCGGACGCTTCTTTATTGAAGGACTGCGTACTGACAGCCTGGCATTCCAAGGCCCTGAATGGCTTGCATCGCTGATCCACGGTATGTGGTCACCGATGACCGCTATGGGCTTCGAAGAAGGCTATTTAGACCCGGCTTACGGCAATATCCGAATCTCACAGCTGCTGGCTATCGCTTTTGTGTTGATTGCAATCGTACTGATTGTTGTGCGCCGAGTGACGGGTGCCTCTAAGGAACGTTATTCAGATCCGATTGTGTCCACGAAGACACCGGCAGTGAAGGCAGATGACGAGCTGACAAGTATGGATAAGGAAAAGGACAACAAAGACGCTTCTCACAGCAACAAGGGGAGCTCTGATCAGAAAAAGGAGTAGTCCAGCATGATTAACACGGTTTTATTTGATTTAGATGGAACAATAATAGATACGAACGAGCTGATTATCAGCTCGTTTCTGCATGTCCTGGAGCAGCTTGGCCCACGAGCACTTCCGCGCGAAGAGATTATTCCGCATATGGGTGGGACACTGGAGCAGCAAATGCAGGCTTTTACAGGAAAGACCGATGTAGCTGAATATGTTACAGGCTATCGTGCATACAATGCGATCCATCATGATGCCATGGTGAATCCCTTCCCGAATGTTACAGAGGTCTGTGAGGAGCTTCGTAAGCAAGGAATTCGAATGGGTGTAGTTACGACAAAGATTCGGCCAAGTACACTGAAGGTGCTGGAAATGTATGATCTTAAGAAGTATATGGAGGTCATCGTTACGGTTACAGATGTGACGCATCCCAAACCGCATCCGGAGCCGGTTCAAAAGGCAGTTGAGGAGCTTGGAGCCGATCCAGCCCAAACCTTGATGGTTGGTGACAGTCCTGTCGATATCCAGTCTGCAAAAGCAGCGGGAGTCTTAGCAGCAGGGGTAGCCTGGTCATTGAAGGGTGAGGCGAAGCTGCGGGAGTACGGGCCGGATTATATTTTGCATGACATGAACGATATATTGACTATAATCCAGAAGGAGCAGTAATTGTGAGAAAGGTGGAGCGTTATCCTGTAGAGGGACACAATGCATTGTGGCATATTTACCGTACGGTGAGTCCCTTTAAGGGGGTTCGCAATTTCATCTGGATCCAGCTCTCAAGATACTGCCCGATTCTGCCTTTGAAGAACTGGATCTACCGAAGCCGGCTGCGAATGCAGGTAGGAGATTATACCGCGTTTGGACTTATGGTGATGGTGGATGTGTTTTTTCCGGAGAGGATCAAGATCGGCACCAACTCTGTCATCGGGTATAACACGACAATTCTCGCGCATGAGTATCTCATTAAGGAGTATCGGCTTGGGGATGTTGTGATCGGTGATCATGTGCTGATCGGAGCGAATTCAACGATCCTGCCTGGTGTGACCATTGGAGATGGTGCGGTCGTTGCTGCCGGGTCTGTAGTTCATAAAGATGTTGCACCGGGGGCTTTTGTTGGCGGTAATCCGCTTCGAGAGCTGAAGTCCAAGGCTGAGATTACTACTGAAAATGAGTCGAAAAGTGAGCCGATGTGAATCAAGGCGAGTCAACAGCAACGCAAATAGGTTATGACTAGGATAGAAAAGAAAAATAGGGACCCAGTGAGGTCCTTTTTTCGTATAAAAAAACTCCATTACTATGTGAACGGGATGCTCCCTAAAGCTCGAGATGAATTGACGTGTTATGGAAGACGTGATATTATATCGAATAATTCTTTAATTTGTTAGATTGGTAGCACTTTAACGCAATAAAGATATGTTCGTGAATACAATGACAATATAAATAATGAGGAGAAATTCAAATGTCTAAACCAAAGGGCTTTGAAAAACCAGCTGGTGTACGCGACTATCTGCCTCATGTGGTTGATAAACTGCGCCGCATCGAGTATCGGGTACTGGAGTGCATGGGCAGCTGGGGATATCGCCAGATTATAACGCCTTCCATGGAATACTATGACACGGTGGGTGTTGCCAGCTCGACCTCGGATAAGAAACTGTTTAAACTGCTCAACAATCGAGGAACTACGCTTGTCCTTCGTTCTGATATGACAGCACCAATTGCACGGGTTGTATCTTCACTTCTCAAGGAGGAGAAGCTGCCTCTGCGTCTGTCTTATCATGCGAATGTGTTCCGAGCCATTGAAGAGGAAGCCGGAAGGGAAGCGGAATTTTTTCAGACAGGTGTGGAGCTGGTTGGAGACGACTCGCCTGAAGCCGATGCGGAGGTGGTTGCTCTGGCTATTGCTTCTTTGAAAGCGGCAGGAGTTCAGTCCTTTAAGATCGCGATGGGACATGTGGGGTTCTTGAACGGGCTATTTGAAGAAATTGTTCCAGGCCAGAAGGAATTGCAGGAGGAGCTTAAGGAAGTCCTGCTGAAGCGTGACTATGTCGGTTATCGTGAGAAGATTGACGAGCTGCCGCTTGAAGACGAATCGAAGGAACGGATGAACGCGATTCTGCGCCTGCGCGGAGGGAAGGAGATCTGCAGTAAGGCAGAGCAGCTGAGTGCAAGCCGTGAAGCTCGCAGCTCGATGAACCATCTCTGCAGCGTATGGGAGGTGCTTGAAGCGTACGGGGTGTCACAGCATGTGTTGATTGATCTGACGATGATCGGCGACTTCTCCTATTACACAGGCATGACCTTCGAGGGATATGCAGCCGAGCTGGGATCCCCGGTATGCAGTGGAGGCAGATATGACAAATTGCTGAAGCAGTTTGGTAAAGACGTGCCCGCTACCGGCTTTGCGCTCAAGACAAACCGAATTGTCGACGGGGTAAGGGGAATTCGTGTGGAGCAGCCGCTGCCTGTACTTATTGAATATACCAAGGAGCACCGGACAGAGGCCTTGTCACGGGCAGGCGAGATGAGAAGCGAAGGACGAATTGTTGTCACCAGGCTGATGGCAAGAGATGACGATCGTTATAATCAGGCCATTGAAATGGGTGAGCAGGGCTCTAACTATGCGGTGTCTATGCTCCAGGGAAAATATGAGAAGGTGTATACTTACAGTAATTCTATCTAAGTCAGCAGGAGGCTAGAAGGAGGGAGTGTCAAACATGAGCGAAATTTTAAAGGTAGCTATGCCAAAAGGAAGAATATATAAGAAAGCTTCTGAGCTGTTTCGTGCGGCAGGCATTGCGATTCCAGCCGATATCGATGAATCCCGCAAGCTGGTCATTCCACTGCCGGAGGCACAGCTGGAATTCATCATGGCCAAGCCGGTGGATGTTCCCACTTATGTAGAGTACGGAGCAGCCGATATCGGTATTGTCGGCAAGGATGTTTTGTTGGAGGAAAACAAAGACGTGTATGAGCTGCTTGACTTAGGGATCGCTCGCTGCCGGATGTCTGTTATCGGACTGCCGGACTGGGAGCCGGGCATCAGACAACGGGTGGCCACGAAATATCCGAATGTGGCTTCA
This sequence is a window from Paenibacillus urinalis. Protein-coding genes within it:
- a CDS encoding PucR family transcriptional regulator; this encodes MDYTVLLQKLQQIMDTSFEINELQSIDDTKSIAERDLGEASFVVNDQLYFHLNNEKEEQPLVLSVSAHRVSASERALIEWIITSMQSVSPSHADQTTDQSNMKLLSTWILDQIDSAELLAIPEGLDKLTPVFSEGIVPFYITYEGGHDSGIASKSMYKLLQSYFGGEIMLVLLEQDKWLVLAEEAIVLDRTELKDMDQSTDRTEFALESELMAFAEGLYEVVANEWVGVFNLSVHSPLYTLESLPNVTSLLMETIQLGKVFKMSEHVYFPWQFTLERLVSRIPEEQRSGYLDEVKDSSILFDEETISTLEIFFQLDCNVSETAKRLYIHRNTLIYRLDKIKQETGLDVRSFKDAVLVKLTLLLYKVTKRL
- a CDS encoding ABC transporter ATP-binding protein; the encoded protein is MAGVRLEHIYKQYPGSDKATVVDINLDIKDKEFLVLVGPSGCGKSTTLRMIAGLEEISDGKLYIGDRVVNDVAPKDRDIAMVFQSYALYPHMNVYQNMAFGLKLRKVKKEEIDKSVREAARILDIEHLLDRKPKALSGGQRQRVALGRAIVRNPQVFLMDEPLSNLDAKLRGQMRAEITKLAKRLETTVIYVTHDQIEAMTMGDRIVVMKDGYIQQAASPEELYNNPTNLFVAGFIGSPTMNFINGKLSQQGDTLRFTATGLDVEIPQGKAQILKSKGYAGKEVILGVRPEDIHEEPVFLEASPHTVFTAKVDVSENLGHELLLYLSGVGSDVTIARVDGRSNTRDGSTVKMAIDMNKVHIFDKETEANVLVQD
- the hprK gene encoding HPr(Ser) kinase/phosphatase gives rise to the protein MAKKVKVTELANEFQLEVVSGEKGLKRPITVDDLNRPGLEMAGYFEYYPTERVQLLGKTELAFLRMLPEEERRDRMSRLCHEETPCIVVTRCLDVPQELVDISNERDLPVLRSPMSTTILSSRITGFLEGKLAPTTTIHGVLCDVYGIGLLITGSSGIGKSEAALELVKRGHRLVADDAVEISQTADNQLHGTAPELIRHLLEIRGVGIINVMTLFGVGAIRNHKRITLVVRLEAWQQDKQYDRLGLDEETTRIIDTDVPLVTIPVRPGRNLGVIIEVAAMNFRLKRMGVNAALQFTNKLTATIAEDNDDMD
- the lgt gene encoding prolipoprotein diacylglyceryl transferase, which encodes MGTLLLDPIAFSIGSLNVHWYGLILGTAAIAGLLLAMQEGKRFGIPSDFFMDLLLLGVPSAIIGARIYYVAFQWDDYKDNFWDVFKIWQGGIAIYGALIGAIICAFFYFRHKGYNFWRIVDICAPGLLIGQAIGRWGNFVNQEAYGGPVEESFLRNTLHLPDFIVNQMNVQGTYHHPAFLYESIWNIVGLLLFFILRRQRFMRAGELFLSYFIWYSIGRFFIEGLRTDSLAFQGPEWLASLIHGMWSPMTAMGFEEGYLDPAYGNIRISQLLAIAFVLIAIVLIVVRRVTGASKERYSDPIVSTKTPAVKADDELTSMDKEKDNKDASHSNKGSSDQKKE
- the ppaX gene encoding pyrophosphatase PpaX produces the protein MINTVLFDLDGTIIDTNELIISSFLHVLEQLGPRALPREEIIPHMGGTLEQQMQAFTGKTDVAEYVTGYRAYNAIHHDAMVNPFPNVTEVCEELRKQGIRMGVVTTKIRPSTLKVLEMYDLKKYMEVIVTVTDVTHPKPHPEPVQKAVEELGADPAQTLMVGDSPVDIQSAKAAGVLAAGVAWSLKGEAKLREYGPDYILHDMNDILTIIQKEQ
- a CDS encoding acyltransferase, producing MRKVERYPVEGHNALWHIYRTVSPFKGVRNFIWIQLSRYCPILPLKNWIYRSRLRMQVGDYTAFGLMVMVDVFFPERIKIGTNSVIGYNTTILAHEYLIKEYRLGDVVIGDHVLIGANSTILPGVTIGDGAVVAAGSVVHKDVAPGAFVGGNPLRELKSKAEITTENESKSEPM
- a CDS encoding ATP phosphoribosyltransferase regulatory subunit, with translation MSKPKGFEKPAGVRDYLPHVVDKLRRIEYRVLECMGSWGYRQIITPSMEYYDTVGVASSTSDKKLFKLLNNRGTTLVLRSDMTAPIARVVSSLLKEEKLPLRLSYHANVFRAIEEEAGREAEFFQTGVELVGDDSPEADAEVVALAIASLKAAGVQSFKIAMGHVGFLNGLFEEIVPGQKELQEELKEVLLKRDYVGYREKIDELPLEDESKERMNAILRLRGGKEICSKAEQLSASREARSSMNHLCSVWEVLEAYGVSQHVLIDLTMIGDFSYYTGMTFEGYAAELGSPVCSGGRYDKLLKQFGKDVPATGFALKTNRIVDGVRGIRVEQPLPVLIEYTKEHRTEALSRAGEMRSEGRIVVTRLMARDDDRYNQAIEMGEQGSNYAVSMLQGKYEKVYTYSNSI
- the hisG gene encoding ATP phosphoribosyltransferase — translated: MSEILKVAMPKGRIYKKASELFRAAGIAIPADIDESRKLVIPLPEAQLEFIMAKPVDVPTYVEYGAADIGIVGKDVLLEENKDVYELLDLGIARCRMSVIGLPDWEPGIRQRVATKYPNVASQYFREQGQQVEVIKLNGSIELAPLIGLADRIVDMVETGQTLRENGLIEFESMFEITSRLIANRVSYRMKNAQIQSLCDALQKVTAAPAE